GTGCAGGAAGAAATTGGTGACCACCGCCTGCATGCGATCGAGATCGTTGTCCGGGTAGCCATGGCGCATGACCGATCGCCAGGCCCGGGAAGAAGTCATCTTCTTGCGCCATCGGGACAGGGCACCCGGCTTCGGGGCTTTTGCCGCATCAACCATTTCGCTCACCGGCTCCTCTATGTCGGCGCGTTGCCGTTATGTGAATTCGCTCCGCCCTCAAACCTTGAAATATGTATCCGATGCGACGAGAGCTTGTGTGTCCACCTGCAGCCGCTCGTCGGGACTCATCGAAAGCCGGAAGAACGCTAATGGCCGCGGCGCAGGACCGGAAAGCACCCTTCCTTCGGTGTCGAACACGCTCCCGTGACACGGGCAAAGGCTGGTGGGGCCTTTCCCTCTTCTGCCGGAGGGTCCGAACGGCCCGATCGTGCACCGCAGGTGGGTGCAGACCGCCGACATGGCGCGAAAACCGAGCCGGCCGCGGAAGATGAAAAGGCGGCGCTCCTCATCGAAGGTGATCGCGTTGTCGGGATATTCTGCGGGCTTCCTGAGCTTGAAGGTGGTGGGGGTTTCGTAAAGCACATTCGGAAACAGATAGCGGATATTCGCCAATCCCGGACCAATAAGAGAAACCAGCGAAGCGATCCACCCGATGGACAAGAGGGAACGGCGCGAGAAACCACGCGATGCCTCCGGCCCGGCCGCCAGCGCTTCCTCCAGCTGATAGTCTC
The nucleotide sequence above comes from bacterium. Encoded proteins:
- a CDS encoding Rieske (2Fe-2S) protein; translated protein: MAEDYGDYQLEEALAAGPEASRGFSRRSLLSIGWIASLVSLIGPGLANIRYLFPNVLYETPTTFKLRKPAEYPDNAITFDEERRLFIFRGRLGFRAMSAVCTHLRCTIGPFGPSGRRGKGPTSLCPCHGSVFDTEGRVLSGPAPRPLAFFRLSMSPDERLQVDTQALVASDTYFKV